One genomic window of Nitrospinaceae bacterium includes the following:
- a CDS encoding valine--tRNA ligase, which translates to MLEPRYDPKAAENRWYAFWQEKNYFHGQADDSREPYSIVIPPPNVTGSLHMGHALNNTLQDILARWKRMKGYNVCWMPGMDHAGIATQNVVERQLADEGLRREDLGREEFVKRVWGWKAESGGTIIHQLKKLGASCDWERERFTMDEGLSQAVRESFVRLYEEGLIYQGNYLVNWCPRCTTAVSDLEVEYEDRDGHMWDFHYPLWEGGHGLTISTTRPETMLGDTAVAVHPDDERHKHLVGKMLRLPLLDRKIPVIADTFVDPEFGTGAVKVTPAHDPNDYEAGLRNELPQINILNTDGSINENGGPYEGMDRYEARARIVEDLENLGLMRQVKPHSHSVGTCYRCATPIEPFLSKQWFVNTKPLAEEAIRAVKDGRIRIVPKQWESTYFEWMENIRDWCISRQIWWGHQIPAWHNDKTGEIVVSREDPDDPNLRRETDVLDTWFSSALWPFSTFGWPEKNADLDYFYPTSVLVTGFDIIFFWVARMIMSGLKFMDEVPFRDVYIHALVRDEHGQKMSKTRGNVIDPLDIIEEFGTDSLRLTLTAMAAQGRDIRLSTERIAGFRNFCNKLWNAARFTLMNIGETLPDMPPHETLSLGDRWILSRLNEVTRKTDLALEEYRFNDAALALYQFTWHELCDWYIEVIKPALMSESGGEASKAVLGRVLERTLRLLHPIMPYISEEIWQKLPGREGESIMIANWPEPEPEWDDPGAESDFELLTGILGSIRNIRGELNIPPNKEISASIRVGAENEKKLIENEFEWFLRLGKIGTDIVIGSDIEQPEASASAVYGNIASFVPIKGLIDLDEEIQRLDKQIKDIAKSIGGIEKKLANPKFVDRAPEEVVQKNRDAIEEERGREQKLQESLSRLMELKS; encoded by the coding sequence TTGTTAGAACCCCGCTATGACCCCAAAGCGGCGGAAAACCGTTGGTACGCCTTCTGGCAGGAGAAAAACTATTTCCACGGGCAAGCAGACGATAGCCGCGAGCCCTACTCCATCGTTATCCCTCCACCGAATGTAACCGGCTCCCTTCACATGGGACATGCCCTGAACAACACCCTTCAGGACATCTTAGCCCGCTGGAAGCGAATGAAGGGATATAACGTGTGCTGGATGCCCGGCATGGACCACGCCGGCATCGCCACCCAGAACGTGGTCGAGCGCCAGCTTGCCGACGAGGGGTTGCGCCGCGAGGATCTGGGCAGAGAGGAGTTCGTCAAGCGCGTCTGGGGATGGAAAGCCGAGAGCGGCGGCACCATCATCCACCAGCTCAAGAAATTGGGGGCCTCCTGCGATTGGGAGCGCGAGCGCTTCACCATGGACGAGGGCCTCTCGCAAGCGGTGCGCGAGTCATTTGTACGCCTCTACGAGGAGGGACTCATCTACCAGGGCAACTACCTGGTCAACTGGTGCCCTCGCTGTACGACAGCCGTCTCAGACCTTGAGGTTGAATACGAGGACCGCGATGGGCACATGTGGGATTTTCACTATCCACTATGGGAGGGGGGGCACGGCCTCACCATTTCGACGACCCGCCCCGAGACCATGCTGGGTGACACCGCTGTTGCCGTGCATCCCGACGATGAGCGCCACAAGCACCTTGTCGGCAAGATGCTGCGCCTCCCCCTTCTAGACCGCAAGATACCCGTCATCGCAGACACGTTCGTTGACCCTGAATTCGGTACGGGTGCGGTGAAAGTCACCCCCGCCCACGATCCGAACGACTACGAGGCCGGACTTAGAAACGAGTTGCCTCAGATCAATATTCTCAATACAGATGGTTCGATCAATGAGAACGGCGGGCCCTACGAGGGAATGGACCGCTACGAGGCCAGAGCACGCATCGTCGAGGATCTCGAAAATCTCGGGCTCATGCGCCAGGTCAAACCTCATTCCCATTCCGTGGGCACCTGCTATCGGTGCGCCACCCCGATTGAGCCCTTTCTTTCAAAACAATGGTTCGTCAATACAAAGCCCCTCGCCGAGGAAGCCATTCGCGCCGTCAAGGACGGGCGCATCCGCATCGTTCCCAAGCAATGGGAATCCACTTATTTCGAGTGGATGGAAAACATTCGCGACTGGTGCATCAGCCGCCAGATTTGGTGGGGCCACCAGATACCGGCCTGGCACAACGACAAGACGGGCGAAATCGTTGTCTCCCGTGAAGACCCGGACGACCCCAACCTCAGGCGCGAGACAGATGTGCTCGACACCTGGTTCAGCTCGGCCCTGTGGCCATTCTCAACCTTCGGATGGCCGGAAAAAAACGCCGACCTCGATTATTTCTACCCCACTTCGGTTCTCGTCACCGGCTTCGACATCATTTTCTTCTGGGTTGCACGAATGATCATGAGCGGGCTCAAGTTCATGGACGAAGTTCCCTTCCGCGACGTCTACATCCATGCCCTCGTTCGAGACGAGCACGGCCAGAAGATGAGTAAAACGCGCGGCAACGTCATCGACCCACTCGACATCATCGAGGAGTTCGGCACCGACTCGCTGCGCCTCACGCTGACGGCCATGGCCGCCCAGGGGCGCGACATTCGCCTCTCCACCGAGCGCATCGCTGGCTTCCGAAATTTCTGCAACAAACTATGGAACGCCGCCCGCTTCACGCTGATGAACATAGGCGAGACGCTGCCGGATATGCCTCCCCACGAGACCCTCTCTTTGGGTGACCGCTGGATACTAAGCCGCCTGAACGAAGTCACCCGTAAGACTGACCTCGCATTAGAGGAATACCGCTTCAATGACGCTGCGCTCGCGCTCTACCAGTTCACCTGGCACGAGTTGTGCGATTGGTACATCGAGGTCATCAAGCCGGCGCTGATGAGCGAGTCGGGCGGCGAGGCCAGCAAGGCCGTTCTCGGCCGGGTTCTGGAGAGGACACTGCGCCTCCTCCACCCCATCATGCCCTATATATCAGAAGAAATTTGGCAAAAACTCCCCGGTCGCGAGGGCGAGAGCATCATGATTGCCAACTGGCCCGAGCCCGAACCCGAGTGGGACGACCCCGGGGCCGAGAGCGATTTCGAATTACTCACTGGCATCCTGGGCAGCATCCGGAATATCCGGGGCGAACTTAACATTCCTCCCAACAAGGAAATTTCCGCGTCTATCCGCGTGGGCGCAGAGAATGAAAAAAAACTTATCGAAAATGAATTCGAGTGGTTTCTTCGACTCGGAAAAATCGGCACAGACATCGTAATCGGCTCGGACATCGAGCAGCCCGAGGCCTCTGCGTCCGCCGTTTACGGAAATATTGCCTCCTTTGTTCCCATCAAGGGCCTCATCGACCTGGACGAGGAAATCCAGCGGCTCGACAAACAGATTAAAGATATTGCCAAGTCCATCGGGGGCATCGAGAAAAAGCTCGCCAACCCGAAGTTCGTCGATCGGGCGCCTGAGGAAGTCGTCCAGAAAAACCGGGACGCAATCGAAGAAGAGCG
- a CDS encoding class I SAM-dependent methyltransferase, producing MSTEGVYGAQNEGKSNLDHIYTQTDPRSYFSTLKPLHYIIPEQAKSIFKALCETIAADRPDEQVTVVDVGCSYGINGAILKYDISMDDLYRRYGSHEANDLTRAELLSSDREMLDHCPRNENFNVIGLDTSEEAVHYAMEAGYLDQGIVANLEQEELTPREAEIIQNADMIISTGCVGYVTENTFTSLLKSFKTDALPWVASFVLRMFPYDSIIHKLDGKGLFTEKLLEHEFVQRDFESDEEKSHVIERLKAIEIDPAGKEAGGKYYADFFLSRPEDEIKENPLSDILEGNVAYKPQVMLLAQ from the coding sequence ATGTCGACAGAAGGTGTATATGGCGCGCAAAATGAGGGAAAATCCAACCTAGACCACATCTACACCCAGACCGATCCCAGGTCTTATTTCTCCACCTTAAAACCCCTTCACTACATCATCCCCGAGCAGGCGAAATCCATTTTTAAAGCCTTGTGTGAAACCATTGCGGCAGATCGGCCCGATGAGCAAGTTACGGTGGTGGACGTGGGCTGCTCCTACGGAATCAACGGCGCCATATTGAAGTACGACATCTCCATGGACGATTTGTACAGACGTTATGGCTCCCATGAAGCCAATGATCTGACCCGAGCCGAATTGCTTTCCTCCGATCGCGAAATGCTTGACCATTGTCCTCGAAACGAAAATTTCAACGTCATCGGCCTGGATACCTCCGAGGAGGCCGTCCACTATGCGATGGAGGCGGGATATCTGGACCAGGGCATCGTCGCGAATTTAGAGCAAGAGGAGTTAACACCGAGGGAAGCGGAAATAATCCAGAATGCCGACATGATCATCTCGACCGGTTGCGTGGGTTATGTAACGGAAAATACTTTTACATCCCTCCTCAAGTCATTCAAAACGGACGCGCTTCCCTGGGTGGCCTCATTTGTCCTCCGAATGTTTCCTTATGATTCGATAATTCACAAATTAGATGGAAAAGGACTCTTCACCGAAAAACTATTGGAACACGAATTTGTACAGCGCGATTTTGAATCCGATGAAGAAAAATCCCACGTCATTGAACGATTGAAAGCAATTGAGATCGACCCCGCCGGGAAAGAAGCCGGGGGGAAATACTACGCCGATTTTTTCCTCTCGCGGCCTGAAGATGAGATCAAAGAGAATCCGCTCTCGGATATCTTGGAAGGAAACGTCGCGTACAAACCTCAAGTGATGCTTTTGGCGCAATAG
- the ruvX gene encoding Holliday junction resolvase RuvX, producing MTTRIMGVDCGEKRVGLSLSDPLGITAQPLDYILRDTDAQVADEIKELIEAHEVERLIVGLPLNMSGGDTPQTKRVRRFISRLRKLLDIKVESLDERLSTAEAERALIDMDVRRNRRKERRDIVAAQLILQGYLDMKSISGSPLS from the coding sequence ATGACAACCCGGATCATGGGCGTGGACTGCGGGGAAAAGCGCGTTGGCCTCTCCTTGAGCGATCCACTCGGTATAACAGCACAGCCCCTTGACTACATCCTTCGTGACACCGATGCCCAGGTGGCCGACGAGATCAAAGAACTCATCGAAGCCCATGAGGTCGAGCGCCTGATCGTCGGCCTGCCTCTGAACATGTCGGGCGGCGACACACCCCAGACCAAACGCGTTCGCCGCTTCATTTCAAGACTTAGAAAACTACTGGACATCAAGGTCGAATCCTTGGACGAGCGCTTGAGTACGGCGGAGGCAGAACGCGCTCTTATCGACATGGACGTGCGCCGCAATCGAAGAAAAGAGCGTAGAGACATCGTTGCTGCGCAGCTCATCCTCCAGGGCTACCTGGACATGAAAAGTATTTCCGGCAGCCCTTTGTCATGA
- a CDS encoding glutaredoxin family protein has product MKNSGTPRLIFYTRENCSLCEKAKSEIRAAMPELIIQEIDVDSDLVLKALYGEEVPVGFIGEEKAFKYHVDIRRLRRLLG; this is encoded by the coding sequence ATGAAAAATTCTGGCACACCCAGGCTTATTTTCTATACGCGGGAGAATTGCTCGCTCTGCGAGAAGGCCAAGTCCGAGATACGCGCAGCCATGCCAGAGCTCATTATCCAGGAAATCGATGTGGACTCAGACCTCGTCCTCAAGGCGCTTTATGGCGAGGAGGTGCCGGTTGGCTTCATCGGCGAGGAAAAAGCATTCAAATACCATGTCGATATTCGCCGCCTGCGCCGCCTCCTTGGGTAG
- a CDS encoding response regulator, giving the protein MAHNLLLVDESPLIHRVVELTMEGLNISVFSAEDTEEAMTLARSLKPDFILASSTFKRNSGFDLCRALKDDDELGKIPVLMLSSAKENVTEQEALDVGAIGVLTKPFEPENLLAYVKEAISSAPSDEAALEPEVDEDIFDGDDAFADLEADPLIEDPLTSEPEDTLAADIENPLAGELENAAEEIGAVAEPSAFDEDDALSDLVVDDDDGIPPLDELDDTLEEAAPEAPPAPDATEDEDASADTAALEEVSVSGEDENIDAFLDEFGNDVEQSATEETPTEEASPSPGGEATPEEEDFDPMQLALEHTLADEFEALAEEETVTEEAPESVSSPEAGTSLDDEDFDKTLQEVEDSLAADLENMAEESTLTEEAPSGEMLADDLGIDELIVETPEESALEEAEAELGSLQAELAADFEAPDEIDEGGLEHLADDQVKAAEDELASLQEELAAEEDDEGAAISDYGTSATEAETFLEEMVFSEEGIVEESPAEAVAEAEAETTEAEFESALEEVASEVENEESAAAIEAVAEESVEEPAPTEDDLFWEQLEIEADDANAAPPESPEIYAIPHEALDADPPPEFVEDVEPLAMPQEPSGASEPEHLETNIEKSLERTVEAIVPALLRRIEDLVVAQIPDMVEKIVIREIDKIKRGE; this is encoded by the coding sequence ATGGCACATAATTTACTCCTGGTTGATGAAAGCCCCCTGATTCATCGCGTCGTTGAATTGACGATGGAGGGTCTGAACATCTCCGTCTTCTCTGCTGAGGACACGGAGGAGGCAATGACCCTCGCCCGAAGCCTCAAGCCCGACTTTATTTTGGCGAGTTCCACTTTCAAGAGAAACAGCGGCTTCGATCTCTGCCGAGCCCTCAAGGATGACGACGAGTTGGGCAAAATTCCTGTCCTTATGCTTTCAAGCGCCAAGGAAAATGTCACGGAACAAGAGGCCCTCGATGTTGGCGCGATAGGTGTTCTCACCAAACCCTTCGAGCCCGAGAACCTTCTCGCCTACGTGAAGGAGGCGATATCATCTGCACCCTCTGATGAAGCAGCACTTGAGCCAGAGGTCGATGAGGACATTTTTGACGGAGATGATGCATTCGCGGACCTTGAAGCTGATCCTTTAATCGAAGACCCCCTTACCTCGGAGCCTGAAGACACCCTAGCCGCTGATATCGAAAACCCCCTCGCCGGAGAGCTTGAGAACGCCGCAGAGGAAATAGGGGCAGTCGCCGAGCCAAGCGCATTTGACGAGGACGATGCCTTATCCGATCTGGTAGTCGATGACGATGATGGTATCCCTCCCCTCGACGAGTTGGACGACACTCTTGAGGAGGCCGCCCCCGAGGCACCTCCCGCACCAGATGCTACAGAGGATGAAGATGCTTCCGCTGACACAGCAGCCCTCGAGGAGGTGAGCGTCTCCGGCGAGGATGAGAACATAGATGCATTCCTGGATGAATTTGGCAATGACGTTGAACAAAGCGCTACAGAGGAGACTCCGACCGAGGAAGCCTCACCCTCTCCCGGCGGGGAAGCGACTCCTGAAGAAGAGGATTTCGACCCGATGCAACTCGCTCTGGAGCACACGCTGGCAGACGAATTTGAAGCTCTGGCCGAGGAGGAGACGGTTACCGAAGAAGCTCCCGAGTCTGTTTCTTCTCCCGAGGCCGGCACATCTCTTGATGATGAGGATTTTGACAAGACACTTCAGGAGGTCGAAGATTCCCTGGCTGCAGATTTAGAAAACATGGCAGAAGAATCCACCTTGACCGAGGAGGCCCCCTCCGGTGAGATGCTCGCAGATGACTTGGGAATAGATGAGCTCATAGTCGAGACTCCTGAAGAATCAGCCCTTGAGGAGGCCGAGGCCGAACTAGGTTCTCTTCAAGCGGAACTGGCCGCCGATTTCGAGGCGCCGGATGAAATCGACGAAGGTGGGCTCGAACATCTTGCGGACGACCAAGTCAAAGCGGCTGAAGATGAACTTGCTTCACTGCAAGAAGAATTAGCTGCCGAGGAAGACGATGAGGGCGCTGCCATCTCCGATTACGGAACCTCAGCAACCGAGGCAGAAACTTTTCTTGAAGAAATGGTATTCAGCGAAGAAGGCATTGTTGAAGAATCTCCCGCAGAGGCCGTAGCGGAGGCAGAGGCGGAAACTACTGAAGCGGAGTTCGAATCCGCTCTGGAGGAAGTAGCCTCCGAGGTGGAAAATGAAGAGTCGGCTGCGGCCATAGAGGCGGTTGCCGAAGAGTCGGTCGAGGAGCCTGCCCCCACGGAAGACGATCTTTTCTGGGAGCAGCTTGAAATAGAGGCCGACGACGCAAATGCGGCACCACCCGAGTCTCCCGAAATATATGCTATACCGCATGAGGCTCTAGACGCGGATCCGCCGCCTGAGTTTGTTGAAGATGTAGAGCCCCTTGCGATGCCTCAAGAGCCGAGCGGGGCTTCGGAGCCAGAACATTTAGAGACAAACATAGAGAAAAGCCTGGAGCGAACAGTGGAAGCAATTGTTCCAGCTCTCCTTCGGCGAATAGAAGATTTAGTTGTCGCGCAAATCCCCGACATGGTGGAAAAGATCGTCATCCGGGAAATCGATAAAATCAAACGCGGAGAATAA
- a CDS encoding bifunctional riboflavin kinase/FAD synthetase, with protein sequence MDVIRGADVMPPTGGDTVLSIGNFDGVHLAHRHICQQIKEAAHERGARCAILTFEPHPLSVVSPDRCPPLMTTLDEKLSRLEAQGVDMVFVEPFTPELAAMEAEEFIRKILHEKIQAGLIFVGFNFHFGKGAVGNVELLRHEGEGLGFETREIEPFMSSGQRVSSSVVRKLLLAGQVGEAAEFLGGFHAIEGPVIEGDGRGRQIGVPTANVAYPPILVPAKGVYACWVRIGGREAERLPAAVNIGDRPTFGGKKVSIEAHLLEGGRDLYGEQIRVEFVSRLRDEMKFSGPEALVAQIRADIAAGREFLKNAPCL encoded by the coding sequence TTGGATGTTATTCGGGGCGCTGATGTGATGCCCCCTACGGGCGGGGACACCGTCCTGTCTATCGGTAATTTCGATGGCGTTCATCTGGCGCATCGACATATCTGCCAACAAATAAAGGAAGCTGCCCACGAGCGGGGCGCTAGGTGCGCGATACTCACTTTTGAGCCGCATCCGTTGTCGGTTGTCTCGCCTGATAGATGCCCGCCTCTGATGACCACTTTGGATGAAAAACTGTCACGTCTTGAAGCCCAGGGGGTGGACATGGTCTTCGTCGAGCCGTTTACTCCCGAGTTGGCTGCCATGGAGGCCGAGGAATTCATCCGAAAGATTTTGCACGAAAAAATACAGGCTGGTCTTATCTTTGTCGGGTTCAACTTTCATTTTGGAAAAGGAGCGGTCGGCAATGTCGAACTTCTCCGACACGAGGGCGAGGGCTTGGGGTTTGAGACCCGCGAGATAGAGCCTTTCATGTCGAGTGGCCAGCGCGTGAGTAGCTCGGTCGTCAGAAAACTTCTGCTTGCCGGTCAGGTGGGGGAGGCGGCCGAGTTTCTGGGCGGCTTTCATGCTATCGAGGGGCCTGTTATCGAGGGCGATGGACGGGGGCGGCAGATAGGTGTCCCCACAGCTAACGTCGCGTATCCGCCGATTCTTGTCCCTGCAAAGGGGGTTTATGCCTGCTGGGTCCGAATCGGGGGCCGGGAGGCCGAGCGCCTACCAGCGGCGGTGAACATCGGCGATCGGCCTACTTTTGGCGGCAAGAAGGTCTCTATCGAGGCACATCTTCTTGAGGGCGGGCGGGACCTCTATGGCGAGCAAATTCGAGTCGAATTCGTCTCGCGTCTTAGAGATGAAATGAAATTCTCGGGCCCCGAGGCGCTCGTCGCTCAAATTCGAGCCGATATCGCGGCAGGCAGGGAGTTTCTCAAAAACGCGCCCTGCCTTTAA
- the mltG gene encoding endolytic transglycosylase MltG → MTDNEHPEPVPRRKKRVFLLAAIILITLAGAGYWYVEHEFASPAAGPGRKTILFKVSPGMGLKKISRALGDKGIIKYPAIFELQARLRGGASRIRSGTYKLSPSMPPWCIYQDLIKGHVAQNGFTIPEGFNLKEIATVIEKAGFGDRKEVLSLARDPAFLKNLKIQAPTLEGYPFPDTYRFPLETSPRRILTRMVKNLRRKFSPSLRRLAHEQNLTIHETLTLASVIEKETAVGSERPIIAAVFINRLKIGMRLQSDPTVIYSLPNFDGNIRKKDLAFDSPYNTYRYKGLPPGPIASPGLASIRAALNPAPVKYLYFVANREGGHKFSRTYREHRLAVGRYQIRKRKVDR, encoded by the coding sequence ATGACCGACAACGAGCACCCAGAACCAGTCCCCCGCCGCAAGAAACGCGTCTTCTTGCTGGCTGCGATAATTCTTATCACACTAGCAGGGGCGGGCTACTGGTATGTAGAGCACGAATTCGCTTCCCCCGCCGCAGGGCCAGGAAGAAAAACCATCCTTTTCAAAGTAAGCCCTGGCATGGGACTGAAAAAAATATCCCGCGCACTTGGGGATAAGGGCATCATCAAATACCCCGCCATCTTCGAGCTTCAGGCCCGCCTCCGGGGCGGGGCCAGCCGGATTCGATCTGGTACCTATAAACTGAGTCCCTCGATGCCCCCCTGGTGCATCTATCAAGACCTCATCAAGGGCCATGTCGCCCAAAACGGATTCACCATTCCAGAGGGATTCAACCTCAAGGAGATAGCCACCGTCATAGAAAAAGCCGGTTTTGGCGACAGGAAGGAAGTTCTAAGCCTCGCCCGCGATCCGGCTTTTCTCAAAAACCTCAAAATCCAGGCCCCCACTCTCGAGGGCTATCCGTTTCCCGACACCTACCGCTTTCCCCTCGAGACCTCGCCCCGGCGAATACTCACCCGCATGGTCAAAAATCTACGACGCAAGTTCAGCCCCTCCCTGCGCCGCCTGGCCCATGAGCAGAATCTGACAATTCACGAAACTTTGACCCTCGCATCGGTCATCGAAAAAGAAACCGCTGTCGGGTCCGAACGACCTATTATAGCTGCCGTTTTCATCAATCGGCTCAAAATAGGCATGCGTCTTCAAAGCGACCCCACCGTCATCTACTCACTTCCCAATTTCGACGGAAATATTCGAAAAAAAGATTTAGCCTTCGATTCTCCATATAACACCTATCGATACAAAGGATTGCCGCCAGGCCCAATTGCTAGCCCGGGTCTTGCTTCCATTCGCGCGGCACTGAACCCTGCCCCAGTGAAATACCTCTACTTTGTCGCGAATCGAGAGGGGGGCCACAAGTTTTCACGAACCTACAGGGAGCACAGGCTGGCCGTCGGACGCTATCAGATTAGAAAACGAAAGGTTGACCGTTAA
- a CDS encoding TolC family protein, with protein MKKSGLLILNQFAVLLVATLPVIAWGAPAAPDSKQPLVKELHFERPRAPASAPKVSGKNLKISLREAVTLALARNFDILIEAHNPRIRGQEVAIQKSEFDIAFVSSASTEKSNLDSASRLTTSTGQQVTSEQKVTAGIEKKFITGADVELTFETARENSNSTSRNINPNFESSLTFTLTQPLLKNFGIDVNKANINIASFSLDQSLLTYRGRVISVIDSVEQAYWDLVFANANLKFRSTSLNLAKDLLRRNRIQVEVGTLAPIEILEAESTVAQREEEVIVAERQLQDREDALKKILNVSDNISSWALRVTPADQANYKPIKLNEMASTMKALERRADLESARLEIEKSKIRLKRDRTNLMPELDLSASAANQGVKNSFSNSTRRQFNNKGYALSGELAIRIPIGNREARADLDKSRLELQRANAAYQQLEQSIIEEIRRSVRLVRSNTKRITATRLASRLTEERLDSQEKKFKVGLSTSRDVLEDQESVANALSNEVQALVDYNKSVAQLSRSTYTTLQRFKIKLGDPRKGTPGDKP; from the coding sequence ATGAAAAAGTCAGGCCTACTTATCTTGAATCAATTCGCCGTTCTTCTCGTCGCCACCCTTCCCGTTATCGCTTGGGGTGCGCCAGCGGCACCAGATTCGAAACAACCGCTTGTTAAAGAACTTCACTTCGAGCGCCCGAGGGCACCTGCCTCGGCTCCCAAGGTTTCGGGCAAGAATCTAAAAATCTCCCTTCGAGAAGCCGTCACGCTGGCCCTTGCCCGCAACTTCGATATTTTAATCGAAGCGCATAACCCCCGAATTCGCGGCCAAGAAGTGGCCATCCAGAAATCCGAATTCGACATTGCCTTTGTCTCAAGCGCAAGCACCGAAAAATCTAATCTCGATTCAGCCTCAAGACTCACCACCAGTACTGGACAGCAGGTCACCAGCGAGCAGAAGGTTACAGCCGGGATTGAGAAAAAATTCATCACCGGCGCAGACGTCGAGCTAACATTCGAGACAGCACGCGAGAACTCGAATTCCACATCGAGAAATATCAACCCGAATTTCGAATCGTCCCTGACATTCACACTGACACAACCGCTTCTCAAAAACTTCGGCATCGATGTGAATAAGGCGAACATAAACATCGCCTCATTCTCCCTCGATCAATCTCTGCTCACCTACCGGGGCCGCGTGATTTCGGTTATCGATTCCGTTGAACAAGCCTACTGGGATCTGGTATTCGCCAACGCCAACCTGAAATTCAGAAGCACATCCCTCAATTTAGCTAAAGACCTGCTACGCCGAAATCGAATCCAGGTGGAGGTGGGAACGCTTGCGCCAATCGAAATCCTGGAGGCCGAGTCCACCGTCGCCCAGCGCGAGGAGGAAGTCATTGTCGCCGAGCGCCAGCTTCAGGACCGCGAGGACGCGCTCAAAAAAATACTCAACGTCTCCGACAATATTTCATCGTGGGCGCTACGCGTCACCCCTGCGGATCAAGCGAATTACAAGCCCATAAAACTCAACGAAATGGCTTCCACGATGAAAGCTCTTGAGAGGCGCGCCGATCTCGAATCGGCTCGTCTCGAAATTGAGAAAAGCAAGATACGCCTCAAGCGGGACCGGACGAACCTCATGCCCGAGCTAGACCTCTCCGCGAGCGCGGCCAACCAGGGCGTTAAAAATTCCTTTTCGAACTCCACCCGGCGCCAATTCAACAACAAAGGCTATGCGCTTTCGGGCGAGCTTGCCATTCGCATACCCATCGGAAATCGGGAGGCGAGAGCGGATTTAGATAAATCGCGCCTTGAGCTCCAGAGAGCCAACGCCGCCTATCAGCAGCTTGAGCAATCCATCATCGAGGAAATCCGTCGAAGCGTCCGCCTCGTGCGCTCAAACACTAAGCGCATCACGGCCACCCGCCTCGCCAGCCGGTTGACCGAGGAGCGCCTTGACTCACAAGAGAAAAAATTCAAGGTCGGCCTCTCGACAAGCCGCGATGTGCTTGAGGACCAGGAAAGCGTGGCGAACGCCCTGTCCAACGAAGTACAAGCGTTGGTTGATTATAATAAAAGCGTCGCCCAGTTGAGCCGCTCCACCTACACCACGCTCCAACGATTTAAAATCAAGCTGGGCGATCCCAGAAAAGGCACTCCGGGCGACAAGCCATGA